The Argonema galeatum A003/A1 genome includes a window with the following:
- a CDS encoding PAS domain S-box protein, translating to MQTANHPKILIVDDQPTNLKILFDFLQEEGFQVLIAKSGESALKKLEKILPDLILLDIMMPNIDGFEICRRLKAKPETQDIPVIFMTALADGVDKVKGLNVGGVDYITKPILKQEVLARINVHLKLRSVMRQLQEKNQLLEQEIGERIIAEKALRESEQRFRQMANCISECFWIADIQMSQLLYVNPAYEQIWGRSCESAYQERNSWLFAVHPEDQQQIQNSRERLFQGEGIEQEYRVIRPDGSMVWILDRTFPIWNESGEIYRLAGIAINITQRKQAEEALRESEQRFRAIFEQAAVASSISAPSGQLLRVNQKLCDFLGYTESELLSKTFQELTHPDDLEMDLRYYRQVLTGKIQTYSLEKRYIRKDRRLRWGNLTVSGVLDGDGAMTYLITALEDIQERKHAEKQLQYRLLLETALAEVSRELAINEAADIDRVMGILGVAVGANHTYLTRFRGNSTIADMVYEWCDSQTQPQIENFQNVDSSLFPWWLEKYLKNENAVISDVDALPEAAELEKNLLKSLGVCSVLAVPINNQSGQPWGTIGFENFGENRKDWSEEDVQLLRIVGEMIYSYCTRSQAVAEKLRQAQYQQLLASLTLKIRESLSIEEILQTTVTQVQTTLNADRVLFFRLLPEQRGKVVNEAVVYGFPIMLYRVIEDEALFNEYFEKYQQGGIHVCPDVESAGFTSCYLDFLQGYQIRSNLIVPILVRNQVNLAYKHDTQDAESTANYQSQAPVKLWGLLCVQQCGETRQWTDLEIELLQQLANQLGIALYQAQLLENKTRYSQELARSNAELEQFAYVASHDLQAPLGTIASYAELLEERYKDRLDAKANNYIDKIVSGVIRMQRLIDDLLLYSRVGRSQKPFEPCDCNLVFEEACANLQATIRKSQASVTKSELPVVIADNSQLVQLFQNLIGNGIKYRREEPPLIHVSASAQEDAWLFSVSDNGIGIDPKQSDRIFQIFQRLHTQKEYSGTGIGLAICQKIVERHGGLIWVESAPNQGSTFYFTLLNSNL from the coding sequence ATGCAAACAGCTAATCACCCCAAAATTTTAATAGTTGACGACCAACCGACTAACCTCAAAATTCTGTTCGATTTTTTGCAAGAAGAGGGTTTTCAAGTCTTGATAGCGAAGTCGGGAGAAAGTGCCTTAAAAAAACTGGAAAAAATTTTACCAGACTTGATTTTACTAGATATAATGATGCCGAATATAGACGGATTTGAAATTTGCCGCCGCTTGAAAGCTAAGCCAGAGACTCAAGATATTCCGGTAATTTTTATGACGGCTCTTGCGGATGGGGTGGATAAAGTCAAAGGGTTGAATGTGGGTGGAGTAGATTATATCACAAAACCTATTTTAAAACAAGAAGTTTTAGCCCGTATTAATGTACATTTAAAATTGCGATCGGTGATGCGGCAACTGCAAGAAAAAAATCAATTATTAGAACAGGAGATTGGCGAACGCATCATCGCAGAGAAGGCCCTTAGAGAAAGCGAACAACGCTTCCGCCAGATGGCTAACTGCATTAGCGAATGCTTCTGGATCGCAGATATCCAGATGAGCCAGCTTCTTTACGTCAATCCGGCTTACGAACAAATCTGGGGTCGGAGTTGCGAAAGTGCCTACCAAGAAAGAAATAGCTGGCTCTTTGCTGTCCATCCAGAAGACCAGCAGCAGATTCAAAATTCCAGGGAGCGTCTGTTCCAAGGCGAAGGTATCGAGCAGGAATATCGCGTTATCCGTCCCGATGGCTCAATGGTCTGGATACTCGATCGCACTTTTCCCATCTGGAACGAGTCTGGAGAGATATACCGCTTGGCGGGAATCGCCATTAATATTACCCAGCGCAAACAGGCAGAAGAAGCTTTACGAGAAAGCGAACAACGCTTCCGAGCAATCTTTGAGCAAGCAGCTGTGGCGAGTTCGATATCGGCACCATCGGGTCAGCTTCTCCGAGTCAACCAAAAGCTTTGCGACTTTTTGGGATACACCGAGTCAGAACTGTTGTCGAAGACTTTCCAAGAGCTCACCCACCCAGACGACCTAGAGATGGATCTCAGATATTATCGTCAAGTGTTAACTGGCAAGATTCAAACCTACTCCCTAGAAAAGCGCTACATTCGCAAAGATCGTCGCCTGCGATGGGGAAATCTAACGGTGTCGGGAGTGCTAGACGGGGATGGGGCCATGACCTATCTCATAACTGCGCTTGAGGATATCCAAGAGCGCAAACACGCCGAAAAACAACTGCAATATCGGCTACTGCTAGAAACAGCTTTGGCGGAGGTATCGAGAGAACTTGCCATCAACGAAGCTGCCGATATCGATCGAGTCATGGGAATTCTAGGAGTCGCAGTTGGTGCCAATCACACCTATCTCACCCGTTTCCGTGGCAACAGCACCATAGCTGATATGGTCTATGAATGGTGCGACAGTCAAACTCAACCGCAGATAGAAAATTTTCAAAATGTAGACTCTTCTCTATTCCCTTGGTGGCTGGAAAAATATCTAAAAAATGAAAATGCAGTCATCTCCGATGTTGATGCACTCCCAGAAGCAGCGGAACTTGAAAAAAACCTGCTGAAGTCGCTCGGTGTCTGCTCTGTGCTGGCCGTTCCCATCAACAACCAGTCCGGTCAACCCTGGGGAACTATCGGGTTTGAAAATTTTGGAGAAAATCGCAAAGATTGGTCCGAAGAAGATGTTCAACTGCTGCGAATCGTCGGCGAAATGATCTATAGCTACTGTACACGATCGCAAGCCGTAGCAGAGAAACTCCGTCAAGCCCAATACCAGCAATTATTAGCATCTCTGACTCTGAAAATCCGCGAGTCGTTGTCAATTGAAGAAATTCTCCAAACAACCGTCACGCAAGTTCAAACTACCCTCAATGCCGATCGCGTTTTGTTCTTTCGTCTATTGCCAGAACAGAGGGGAAAAGTTGTTAATGAAGCGGTTGTTTACGGCTTTCCAATTATGCTGTATCGGGTGATAGAAGATGAGGCTTTATTCAATGAATACTTTGAAAAATATCAGCAGGGGGGCATTCACGTTTGTCCTGATGTTGAATCGGCTGGCTTCACCTCTTGCTATCTGGATTTTCTCCAGGGGTATCAGATTCGCTCCAATCTAATTGTGCCTATTCTGGTTCGCAATCAAGTGAATTTGGCCTATAAGCACGACACACAAGATGCAGAATCGACAGCGAATTACCAATCTCAAGCACCAGTGAAACTGTGGGGTTTGCTCTGCGTTCAGCAATGTGGTGAAACAAGGCAATGGACGGATTTGGAAATTGAACTTTTGCAACAATTAGCCAACCAATTAGGCATAGCTCTATATCAAGCTCAGTTACTAGAAAACAAAACCCGCTACTCCCAAGAACTCGCTCGTTCTAATGCCGAACTCGAACAGTTTGCTTATGTCGCTTCCCACGATTTGCAAGCGCCTTTAGGAACTATTGCCAGCTACGCTGAACTTTTAGAAGAACGTTACAAAGATCGACTTGATGCCAAAGCCAATAACTATATCGACAAAATCGTGAGCGGAGTTATCCGAATGCAAAGGCTGATTGACGACTTGCTTTTGTATTCGCGGGTTGGTAGGAGTCAGAAGCCTTTTGAGCCTTGTGACTGCAATCTTGTGTTTGAGGAAGCTTGCGCCAATCTCCAAGCAACCATCCGCAAAAGTCAAGCTTCTGTGACAAAGAGCGAACTGCCAGTAGTAATTGCAGATAATTCTCAACTGGTGCAACTTTTTCAAAACTTAATCGGTAATGGGATTAAGTACCGTCGGGAGGAACCGCCGCTGATTCATGTCAGCGCCTCTGCTCAGGAGGATGCGTGGTTGTTCTCTGTGAGTGATAATGGAATTGGTATCGATCCCAAACAGAGCGATCGCATCTTTCAGATTTTTCAGCGCCTGCACACCCAAAAGGAGTACTCTGGCACTGGCATCGGTTTAGCAATTTGTCAAAAGATTGTTGAACGTCACGGCGGGCTTATCTGGGTAGAATCGGCACCAAATCAAGGGTCAACCTTTTATTTTACTCTTTTGAATAGCAACTTGTGA